The window TGGTGGGTTACTCTACAAATTGATTCAAggattttcactttcacttattaactactttatttttttcaaagattttaCCAGAAAAACAGGGTTTACACATACAGACCTGACAGTGGGATTGTTGGATAGAACAAATGCTTCACGGTAgataatagatttttttaaacagtactgACCTGTACAGTTTGTACATATGTAGCAATCTCTTTAATAACAGGGAATGTAGATAAATGTTGCAACTCAATGTGCAATATTGATTTCTGGCCGTGCTGGCTTTTGATAGTTTATTTTCAATCAGCAGTCCTATTTATCACTTGGATTGGATTTTTTATTATCTTGCTGTGCGAAAGACGGACATTTCCATCTAGTTTTTTCTTATACACACAGATTCTGAACACAATCTGCTGACCAGTTcatctaaaaaaatatatactgtatcccTTATGCAATAAGAAATTGAAATTTCAGTGACAGAAGTGTTTTGTCCATGTATCTTGGATGTGATTgtttcatgaaaataatcatggTCTCTGCTCTCTGAGTACCGAGTTAAAGGACATGGTATTGATTGCTGTATATTTCAGGAGAGtctaaaacaaagaaacatcatCTCAGACCAGAATGCAAAGTTCAACAGATTCTTACAAATTGACAGAGAGAGGATAATGAACTGACACaagatttttttgttatttcaaaatgcaataataaaaattatgaGTATTCATGAAATGTATCTGTGGTGCCCATAGACGTGTATACAAGGAGAGGCCCAcccatacacaaataaataggtaacgagaattttaaaacacagaggaataaaaaagTGAGGCATAAAACCATTAAGGGCACTCAAAGGCCTGAGAAAACAAGTGGGTCTTGAGTTTAGCCTTAAAAGTGTCTGCAGAGGGGGAactcttgaaaatgaaaaaactgttccaaagctttgggGCTCTTACTACTTAGACTCGAATGCAGGACAGCCAGGAGCAGCTGGTCTGAGGATCTGAGAGATCTGGTGTTGGAAAAGTTGCAGAGGAGCTCAGAGATGTACTGGGATGCCAGGCCATGTGAAGCTTTAAAATCAAAAGAATCTATTGACCGGTAGCCACTGCAGGGACACCGGAACAGGTGTGATGCTGTTTTTCTGGTACCAGTTAGTAGTCAAGCAGCCGTACTCTGCACCAGCTGCAAGTGGGACAAGGATGACTGGCTAATTCCCAATTAAAGAGCATTACAATAATCCATCTGAGAAGAAATTAAGGCATTAGTGACAATCTTCTTATTCcgaagaaattgccactacaatttggCGTCTGCATTTTCACTTGTGTGAGAGGACTTGGGCGCTCGGGCAGGTTAAGACCGTGCACAGCTAGAGTCTGGGACTCTGTACCTCAACCTCCCCGGCAAGGAAGGGTGGAGACGAGGGGGCCTCCTGCCCTGAGTGTCCGAGGCTCGCTCACCGCTGTGATCCAGTGAACCTAGTGGCTGTGTCAGCACTCTCTTTCTGGTGAGTTTACCCAGGGTATACCAATTCTCGCTACCGTGAGGGGTGTGCGTGACAGACGTGTCAGCAGGGCAGGTCTGGGACCGCTGTGTGAATCATTGCAGTATTTGGCCAAaattttcactgtcagacagggtACTTCTTACAGACCGGTTCCTTTCTGCAATCCTTTTCTACACACTCTTTCACTTATTAGGTTCCCTCATGGGTTATTTAAAGATTTGTAGTTTGGAATATTTAAAAAGGGGGGAGTGAATGcgtgaagaaaacaaacaaaaaataaataatataaaataaataattaaaaaactgaataaGTAAAAGGTGTGAATGCCAAACGGATGATCTGGGAAGGCAATAAAACAGCCCGCTCTTAAGTGAGTCTGTAAACTATCTAACTGTCTTTCCCCTAGCAGCCAGCTTCAaggtcctttttttctttcctcttaacAGTGGCAGAAGCGCTCCTAAGAAtccagccaaaatattaaaaagcacaaagaggccaTTTCAAACATCGAACGAAGTTATTGTAGCTGGGGAATCagggttaaagaataaatatgggttctaacaatagcaaaacttcTGAGAATGAAAAATCAAATCTGCTATCACCTATGTTGAAATCCCctaatataaactacatgatTACCAATTATGGTAAGCACAGCATTAACCAGCTGGACATCTGGGTAAAAGAATTTGGTTTTCCATCAACcggcagcttctctctcagacagatagagatattACAAGgcaaattagaagagaaagaacaaatcactcaaaagaaaagaaataagcaatttaaagcagaTTGGAAGGCTTATGCTTGTTTGCAACATGAAGCACATAtcagggataaaaaaataaGGCAGGGACAGATCCAccaaacacctctgtgtctcagtatgtcccacagtgtgccaagctggatctggacctggactcGGCCCACGTCAAAGGAAGTCAGCCTCAACAAcgagcagcagcaccagcagaggcacaaCCACCAACTGTGGCCTCAATATACCCGGATGAGGCAACAGGAGGACAAGGATCATTCATTCCCGCACCTCCAGCACCCAAAGaggcctacaaatcacattgggGTGGCGCAATCACCCCCAATCGCCTTTCCAGCCCTCATCGCACTCAAAGCAACAAAGAATTCTGGCCCAGATCAAACTCCTGCACCTCCTTAAAAGTGATGGCACCAATGatggaggtggcagcaggagatggGACCTCACGACTGATTTTCAGACTATGGACATATGCTGACCTGAAAGAAGCTGCACAGTTTCTCCCCTCTGTTCGGGATGGGGGGGGCATTCGCCACACAGTTACTGGCCTTCTGCCAACAGTTCAGACCCACCACCATCGAGCTACAGAGACTGTTAGGAACTCAGATGGGCACAACCTGGCCTAGAGTGGGGGGGTGGCTTTCCTACAGTGGATATAAGGCTGAAAAAGACAGAGTGGGACCATGCTGATAACATACCATATAAGCAGGCTGTCActgacctctgtgacaaaataaagactctCTTTCCCCTGAGAATGGATTTGGGAAAGATAACAGCCTGCAAACAAAAAGATGGTGAAACTGTAGTATTTGGCCAGGCTCACAGAGATCCATTTTACACACAGCCGACTGAAAAAGCCTGAAGCTATGGGGGGTAATAATACAATCACCCCCTGGGAAGTACACCTACGTGACCGTTTCATCAATGGCATCCACCCTGAGATTGCGGACATGGTGAAACGCGACTGTGTGAGCTGGGAGTATGGTAACCTGGAGATCATAGAGAGCCACGCTGGATGAGATGAGCTAAGGAAGAAAAGTATGCAGCTGACGGACAGATGGCGCAGCTGAGGGCGTATGAGAATCAGAACAGAGACCAAGGCCGACGAGGAGACCAAGGCCGAcgaagaggaagaggacgaggaatGTGGCAAATGGGACATTGGGCAAAAGATTGCCCCAAGAATCATGAGCAGGCTGACTGACTAGATGGGGTGTCGACGCCAGGTCGGGAAGGAGCTGGCTTGAACACTGAACTAGAGACGACAGAGCATTCTTAACATCAGTTACGTAagagcacccacactgacacaaaagagcatgtgaacacacaacacacacagagattgATAAGTGACGCTATCTCTTaccttgagcacacacaagccactgatgacaaagccccagcagagatatacaccgaatatacacatgatgcatacaaacgcatgcctgaacacacaatcaatgttgctggaaaagatgtttttcttgtggattctggtgcaactgattctgtcatcagagagtcagaatttgcagtccttccaaagatgagtggcagatttgtgaggacagtAGGAGTTTCAGGAACACCCCTGGTGAAAAGGTGTACCACACTATTGTCATGCAGCgaagaaattgagaaaaactttaaacattcattcttgttatCTAAACGATGCCCGATCAACATTATCGGAAGAGATATGATGATAAGATTGGGAATTATTCTGATTTCCACTCCCGAAGGCATCATTGTAGCCAGAATTTTTGACACTGCATCACAATATGTAAAACACAGTAGCAGGGAGCTAATGTACTCTTGTCAATGGAAgctgcctcacacagctgctggttCTGTAAATAACACTGATCACCGAGGTCAAAGCTCTCTTTCCAGACAACTATACACGAATAGACATCAAGGAACCACAAGAgacactgcacatcacatgtacatcttgGGGTTGATAAAAATTGAGGACACATGgttcaggcaagacaaagacagaaacacattaaaGCTGATCTGGTTGTACTGGAATGATAAAAAATGCACTGTCTCAGTAGCTTTCGATGATCCACTTTGGAAAGCTTTGCTTCAAGTCCCTAACATATCCTCATGTCCCcctggtcaaagcaaagcaggatacatGGGAATGCTTGGGCCCTTGGACCAGACATTGTAAGGAAGCTGTTGGTTGGGTAAAGACATCAGACTCAGGgtggattttcacaaccaaCTTCAGGTATTCCAAAAAAGATTTTTAGCTATAGCAACAGGGGTAAGAAGCATTGAGCTCATTCCAGGTTCAGAGGttttaatggccagtttggtaacaacagatgatgaaataagtcatgacaaaaacatttttgtgaaagacgTCTCAGAAATTCCTGAGTTAAATCAGGTACCATCCTGTTTGTGGGCACaacacaagtgtgatgtaggattaatcaaagatgcAGAGCCTGTAGTAATCATaccaaaatcttcatacaggCCGTGTCAGAACCAATATCCTTTAAAGAAGGAAGCTGTTGATGGTATTAAACcggtgtttgattctcttttaaaagcaggagtGATTATTCCATGCGCAAAATCTCCAGTCTGGACACCTATTTTTCCCGTATGAAAACTCCGGGACACCGGAGAGCCACAACATTGGAGATTCGTGCAGGACTTGCAGGCAGTGAATGCAGCAGTAGATGTGCGAGCACCCAATGTTCCCAACCCACAAACGATACTCTCACAGGTGCCACCTGGgagtaagtggttttcagttgttgacctggctaatgcttttttcagcatcccagtggatCCTGACAGCCAGTATTGGTTTGCGTTCTCTTTTTAAGGTAAgagttttacattcaccagaTTTGTCCAAGGGTATTCAGAGAGTCCTGGAATCTTTAACGATGCGttaaaaacaatttggaaatgttAAAATTGACAGAAGGAAATGTGCTCCTACATTATGTAGATGATCTTATGATCtgctcaaaaacaagagaagcttgtgtaaaagacacactagCTCTGCTCGATCACCTTGCAGATATTGTACATGAGAAAGGTCTTGCAGCAAAAGACCACTGGACACCAGAAGCAGAGAAGGCTTTTGTGGACTTAAAGCTGGCCCTCCAGACACCCCCAACGCTTGGTCTCTCTGACAGTAACAGACCTTTCACGCAGACTGTTGACAAGAGGGGTGGGTTCATGACTTCTGTACTACAAGAACATGGGGGGAGGCTGAGACCAGTGGGCTATTTTTCCAGCAAACTTGACCCTGTAGCAGCTGGGCTGCCAAATTGTGGGTTATGATGTGGGTAACAGTTTTCTCTGCAGCCGCCACAGCCTTCAGACAATGTCACCTCACGTGACATTGTGGGTTATGCTGATCTGACACTGTTGGTTCCACATGCTGTCTCAATGATAttgcttgaacagaaaacatcacatctctcaacaGCCAGGTGGTTAAGATACATCATATTGCTTGAAATGCCTAATTTCACTGTTAAGAGATGTACAGTGTTTAACCCAGCAACTCTCCTCCCTACAGCGGCAGACGGTGAACCTCACGattgtgtggcagtgataaCAGAGACTTGCTCCCCCGGaccagatctgcaggaaacaccattgatcaatccagagctggagctgtttgttgaCGGCACAGCATCACAAGATCCAGCAACAGGTAAAAATCTTGCAGGGTTTGCAGTAACAACCTTGTATGAAACAATTCTGGCTAAACCACTCCCATCAAATTACTCAGCACAGGCAGTGTTAGTTGCATTAAcggaagcatgtaaatgtgctaatgaccaaactgtgaacattttcacagatagcAGATATGCATGGGGAGTGGCGCATGACTTTGGAAAACTCTGGGCAAACAAAAACTTCCTTACATCCACAGGCAACCCcattgcacatcacacactggttgctgaactcttggatgctgtgctgttgcctaagcagattgccatttgtaaatgtgaagtACACACTAACAACCTTGATCCTATCTCACAGGGGAATGCCAGAGCGGATAAGGCAGCAAAAGCTGCTCCGAAACAAACACCGACCACTCAGTGTGTTGCATTAACTAATGAACCTCTGACacctacagctgatctgcagggACTGCAGACAAGAGCAACGGCAGAAGAAAAAGCAGTGTGGCGAAAGGCAGGCTGCACTATCACAGACAAAGTGTGGTATGGACCAAGTGACAGACCATGCTTACCAAAGTATCTGTTCCATTATTATGTTGTGTTGACCCATGGGCGAGACCATGGGTCAAAGAGTAGCATGGTGCTGGAGCGGAGCAGATGCTGGTTCGCAAAGGGAATTAATAACTTctctcaaaaatgtaattttgccaaaaatgcagatggatttcattgagctgacacccagtgagggaaagaaatattgtttggtcattgttgacatgttctctaatggccaaacaggattcagcagcagtagcaaagaGTCTTATACGACATATCGTCCCACGCTGGGATATTCCAGATAAGATCTCCAGTGATAACGGTACACCTTTCATGAGCGCAGCACTGAAGTGTGTAGGAGAGTATGTTGGtaatgatttaaaacatcagaatcagaaatactttattgatccccaaagggaaactctttgttacagtggctcgcctttacgtcggtgcacacaggagaaagtactagcaaacaatataatacaatacacttaaataaattaagtaccagatGGGTTAGTATATGGGCCAATCATGACTACCAATCCAACAACCCAGGCCGGTATGGTTGGATTCACCAGACAGTGCTACACATCTAGAGATCACTTCCTGGGGacttcagcatgcaaacagattGTCACTACAACTTGTGGCATTGAGTGGAACAAAGGAGCCCAAAGCGAATGCAGGGGACCTCAGCCATACATCgctcagctgaatctgactgacACCACCAGCTTACACGGCCCAGGAAGCGACAATCCCATCGTCCTGATGCCTACGCAGGATGGATTTGGATCCCTAAGAGAGCAAGTGTGGGTGTATGTGGACAACATGTTTATCAATCCCTCAGACCAGGGTGGTGTGGCACCTGCTACCTTGCCACGTTGATAACATCTGTGAACCTTCTACCCACGCATTTTCACACCCACTATGCTCACTATTACTTACCACACAGAGCACGGCGATCCACTATGAGAGTGTCACCAGGGGAGAAAGGAATCAGTGGCATCCTCCTCTGGTGGGGgactgtgaataatgcacacaagatagaCCACCTGGCCATAGATCTTGAGAACCTGACGGCACTGGTAGAGGTAGGGTTTTCTACTCTCACTCCTACCATGCAGGGGATCAAAAACGTGGCCCTGCAGAACAGAATGGCTTTGGACTTGATGCTGGCTAGTCAAGGaggagtttgtcatattattgggaCTGATTGCTGCACCTGTGTTCCAGACATCACAGACAATATGACTCATGTTGTTTCCCATCTGAACGACCTACTGCATGAGGAGAAAAGCCTAGACTCCCAGAGTGTGGGAGGATGGGACATGTGGTCATGGCTGACtatgggaggatggaagaatgtgttgatgaaaatgttggcacctgtgctcctagttattgtgctcttcctccttttgacctgctgtgtaattcccTGCTTCAGATCAATAATTGCTAcagcaattaaatcatctatgggtcagtatatgaatatgccaatagaaacatccagctctgtTGAATGGATTCCACCGTTTGACAATGAGATAatttgaggagaataaaattgcATGTAACCACATTGGATTTTGAAGTATGATgcaaatttagaatagaatgcTCATGCATGCTCATATATTACTGCTAGAGCTATTTACCTAATGGttacagttataataataataatgatagttctgttgttttgttgattcCTGCATGCTTATTGTTTATAACTTAGTTCTTTGGTTTAGTCTCATTAATTTTTTTAGTTCATTTCTATTTGCATCcatttataatgataatgactgCTAATGACAGGCTACTGAATTGAATGTTGCTTGATAAGCTAATGATAAGTATATGTggggtttttcttcctctgacacttgaggttttccccacttgtctggttgtttgatttttcctttcctacttaacgtttgttcttaattattttgattagcatttattttaagatcattttatgctaaaaagggaggaattgtaatggcaagaacaaacgaactctctgatataataacatacagaatttattataattgtttggcgtcaatacttcatctgtgtatgattgtttggactgcatgatgagaacagtacactgataatgatgacatggaactacaaaacatcctagtgactgttatgtccagacttcagggacactttTCTCCCTgggttgaggagcctgaccctgaagactggataaataactgatgctcttttccctctgtactcattcagagcagattatactgatgtatgtttttgctgctgtgagtccgtctgcagacgcttgaagtaaacctaaagaaagacaagtgattgccttgagtgtttctttattccaaagaaattgccactacagcATTCACACGACGCTGGTTATGAACTCGATAAGTCAATCCAATCTAGTAATGAGCAGGTTCACATAAAAAGGGCAGACcgtgtgaatgtgtaaattaaCAGGCTTATAATATCACTGCTCCATCATTAGGGCACTAGAtctgactataattacatttatgatAATGTATTGTATAGTTTTTATCAATACCAGCGTTACACAGtgctttacacataaaacacaataataaaataatgtatgaataaacaggcaggcatagggaataaaagaggaataaaacttAAACACAATGGATGTTtaaaaactgtatataaaacaccaaggataaaatgtaaagacaatgggtgaattaaaacttaaaataggGCAGTGCAAGACTTAAGTGCAGtcaagaataaagtataatgtaacTCAATAGTCTattaaaataaacctaaaaagtatatgaaaaaaaaaaattctatgaTTAGTGTATCCCATTAAATAATGTGTCGCTTAGATGTATTCTTATGGCGTGTATTATCATTTTAGCCTTATACTTTGTTTCACACCGCTCGAGTTGCAGCTCAGACTTTGGAGCacataaaagataaatataaaaaaacattcaaacaagtACAAGGCTTTAGTGCTTCAATCAGTCTATGTTGTAGGATGATAAAGGCATAATAAGCACATATTGCAGGGTACAGTGAGGTGCAATAATATCATATGTAAGTTCAGAAAATATCTTAACTAACTCCTTACATCTCTATCCACATTTTACATATCTTTTATAACTCAACTCATCTAGTTGGTGCAACTCCCCCATGGTTAACTGAACAACCAATCAATATGTGGGCAGTAGCACTCCAGAGTTGGAGTATAGAAAAATCACACCTAAAAATAATAGCAGGAGGAGCAGTGCAGGGAGTGGAGTATAAATCAAATGGTTTTTCCTCCAGATATGTGAAGGCGAGGCGCAGGGAACGGATGTGTTATCGTCAGGTGGTGGACAGCACATCCTCGCAACAAAAAGTGACGTTTGCAGAGGGGTCAGCAGTGCTGCGGCAGAGCCCCGAGGCCTGTCAGGATGCTTCCATCacaggggagggagggaaggtgGGAGGGAGAGCCAAGCACTGCACATACTCCAGGCTGCCTCGTCAACAACACAGTtcaaagctaatgttagccctGAACTGTTGTC is drawn from Siniperca chuatsi isolate FFG_IHB_CAS linkage group LG15, ASM2008510v1, whole genome shotgun sequence and contains these coding sequences:
- the LOC122862365 gene encoding uncharacterized protein LOC122862365; amino-acid sequence: MCEHPMFPTHKRYSHRCHLGPAADGEPHDCVAVITETCSPGPDLQETPLINPELELFVDGTASQDPATGKNLAGFAVTTLYETILAKPLPSNYSAQAVLVALTEACKCANDQTVNIFTDSRYAWGVAHDFGKLWANKNFLTSTGNPIAHHTLVAELLDAVLLPKQIAICKCEVHTNNLDPISQGNARADKAAKAAPKQTPTTQCVALTNEPLTPTADLQGLQTRATAEEKAVWRKAGCTITDKVWYGPSDRPCLPKYLFHYYVVLTHGRDHGSKSSMVLERSRCWFAKGINNFSQKCNFAKNADGFH